A region from the Falco rusticolus isolate bFalRus1 chromosome 4, bFalRus1.pri, whole genome shotgun sequence genome encodes:
- the ALAS1 gene encoding 5-aminolevulinate synthase, nonspecific, mitochondrial: MEAVVRRCPFLARVSQAFLQKAGPSLLLYAQHCPRMMEAAPPAATRALATSAARGQQAEEETPTARRAKNAKEVAQQNTDGTQPPTGHPPAGASQSSATKCPFLAAQMNHKNSNVFCKASLELQEDVQEMQVDRKGTEFAKIPTTSTVRNIETEGEEQSGLLKKFKDIMLKQRPESVSHLLQDNLPKSVSTFQYDHFFEKKIDEKKKDHTYRVFKTVNRKAQVFPMADDYTDSLITKKEVSVWCSNDYLGMSRHPRVCGAVMDTLKQHGAGAGGTRNISGTSKFHVDLEKELADLHGKDAALLFSSCFVANDSTLFTLAKMLPGCEIYSDSGNHASMIQGIRNSRVPKHIFRHNDVNHLRELLKKSDPSTPKIVAFETVHSMDGAVCPLEELCDVAHEHGAITFVDEVHAVGLYGARGGGIGDRDGIMHKMDIISGTLGKAFGCVGGYISSTSSLIDTVRSYAAGFIFTTSLPPMLLAGALESVRTLKSAEGQVLRRQHQRNVKLMRQMLMDAGLPVVHCPSHIIPIRVADAAKNTEICDKLMSQHSIYVQAINYPTVPRGEELLRIAPTPHHTPQMMSYFLEKLLATWKDVGLDLKPHSSAECNFCRRPLHFEVMSERERSYFSGMSKLISVSA; encoded by the exons ATGGAGGCGGTGGTGCGGCGCTGCCCGTTCCTGGCCCGCGTCTCGCAGGCCTTTCTGCAGAAGGCCGGGCCCTCGCTGCTGCTCTACGCCCAGCACTGCCCCCGGATGATGGAGGCGGCGCCCCCGGCCGCTACCCGCGCCCTGGCCACGTCCGCCGCCCGCGGGCAGCAGGCGGAGGAGGAGACCCCCACGGCCCGCCGGG CCAAAAATGCCAAAGAGGTGGCCCAACAGAATACAGATGGAACCCAGCCACCTACCGGCCATCCACCTGCTGGTGCTAGCCAGAGCTCTGCTACCAAATGCCCGTTCCTGGCAGCTCAGATGAATCACAAGAACAGTAACGTTTTCTGCAAGGCCAGCCTAGAACTCCAGGAGGATGTGCAGGAGATGCAGGTGGACAGGAAAG GTACAGAATTTGCCAAAATACCCACTACTTCCACAGTGAGGAACATTGAGACTGAGGGAGAAGAGCAGAGTGGCTTGCTCAAGAAGTTTAAGGATATTATGCTGAAGCAAAGACCAGAAAGCGTCTCTCATCTACTTCAGGATAACTTGCCAAAAT CTGTATCCACCTTCCAGTATGAtcatttttttgagaaaaagatAGATGAAAAGAAGAAGGATCACACCTACCGTGTATTCAAAACGGTGAACAGAAAGGCACAAGTCTTTCCCATGGCAGATGATTATACTGATTCTCTGATCACCAAGAAGGAGGTGTCTGTCTGGTGCAGCAATGATTACCTGGGGATGAGTCGTCACCCTCGCGTGTGTGGAGCAGTTAT GGATACACTGAAACAACatggtgctggagcaggaggcacaagaaatatttcaggaacAAGTAAATTTCATGTTGATTTGGAAAAAGAACTAGCTGATCTTCATGGAAAAGATGCAGCGCTGCTGTTCTCATCTTGCTTTGTAGCCAATGACTCCACTCTTTTCACTCTAGCTAAAATGCTGCCAG GCTGTGAGATCTACTCTGACTCTGGGAACCATGCCTCCATGATCCAGGGGATCCGAAACAGTAGGGTGCCAAAACACATATTTCGCCATAATGATGTCAACCATCTTCGAGAGCTACTGAAGAAGTCTGATCCATCTACCCCTAAAATTGTTGCATTTGAAACTGTTCACTCAATGGATG GTGCAGTCTGTCCCCTGGAAGAGCTGTGTGATGTGGCCCATGAGCATGGGGCTATCACTTTTGTGGATGAAGTGCATGCCGTGGGGCTGTATGGAGCTCGAGGTGGCGGTATAGGAGACCGGGATGGAATCATGCACAAAATGGACATCATCTCTGGCACACTTG GCAAAGCATTTGGCTGTGTAGGAGGTTACATCTCCAGTACAAGTTCTCTGATAGACACTGTTCGTTCATATGCTGCTGGCTTTATTTTCACAACATCCCTGCCACCCATGCTCTTAGCTGGTGCCCTGGAATCTGTCCGAACTCTGAAGAGTGCAGAGGGGCAAGTTCTGAGGCGCCAGCACCAACGCAATGTGAAGCTTATGAGACAGATGCTGATGGATGCGGGGCTTCCTGTGGTGCACTGCCCCAGTCACATCATTCCAATACGG GTTGCAGATGcagctaaaaatacagagatCTGTGACAAGCTGATGAGCCAGCACAGCATCTACGTCCAAGCAATCAACTACCCAACAGTTCCCCGTGGAGAGGAGCTGCTACGTATTGCCCCTACACCTCACCACACCCCTCAAATGATGAGTTACTTTCTTG AAAAACTGCTGGCTACATGGAAAGATGTCGGTCTAGACTTGAAACCACATTCATCAGCTGAATGTAACTTCTGTAGAAGACCCCTACATTTTGAAGTGATGAGTGAACGGGAAAGATCCTACTTCAGTGGCATGAGCAAACTAATATCTGTCAGTGCATGA